In Cicer arietinum cultivar CDC Frontier isolate Library 1 chromosome 7, Cicar.CDCFrontier_v2.0, whole genome shotgun sequence, a single window of DNA contains:
- the LOC101506362 gene encoding uncharacterized protein, whose amino-acid sequence MDVDGDTNDDTSSDDIDGLLFETFRDVAEVGGVHEGPNEDAKKFYKLVDDANQELYPGCRKFSTLSFTIRMYLLKCIHGWRNASFTALLELLKEAMPDLSFHVSFNKTKSMIKDLGLDYKKIDACPNNCMLFWKEHKKDDSCHHCGASRWIKYPEVDKDLEESKKAHKVPAKVLRHFPLIPRLKRLFMCSKTAGKLRWHAEERSRDDRLRHPTDGQAWKEFDTKHQDFSLETRNIRLGLASDGFNPFRTMSLSHNTWPVVLTIYNYPPSLCLKAENCLMSLLIPGPRSPENAIDVYMQPLIELKILWYVGVETYDISRNQSFQMRAALLWTVNEFPAYVMLYVWSTKGKFACPTCNHETSSTYLKHSRKMCYMGHRVFLDSNHVWRSNAISFDGKPEYRSPPSLLDTTRILKDLQDIPDVLGEKKEMKKKVWSMEEKIHLLAITILEG is encoded by the coding sequence ATGGATGTTGATGGTGATACTAATGATGATACATCATCTGATGATATTGATGGCTTATTGTTTGAGACGTTTAGAGATGTTGCTGAAGTAGGTGGAGTACACGAAGGACCAAATGAAGATGCTAAGAAATTTTACAAACTCGTTGATGATGCAAATCAAGAGTTGTATCCTGGTTGTAGAAAATTCTCTACATTATCATTCACTATCCGAATGTACTTGTTGAAATGTATCcatgggtggagaaatgcatcgTTCACTGCTCTTTTAGAGTTGTTGAAAGAGGCTATGCCTGATTTGAGCTTTCATGTCTCTTTCAATAAAACCAAATCTATGATAAAAGATTTGGGGTTAGACTATAAAAAGATTGATGCATGTCCCAATAATTGCATGTTGTTTTGGAAAGAGCACAAGAAAGATGACTCGTGTCATCATTGTGGAGCCTCAAGGTGGATTAAGTATCCTGAAGTTGATAAGGATCTTGAAGAATCTAAAAAAGCTCACAAGGTTCCCGCTAAAGTTCTAAGACATTTTCCTTTGATTCCAAGATTGAAAAGACTCTTTATGTGTTCAAAAACAGCTGGCAAGTTGAGGTGGCATGCTGAAGAGCGTTCAAGGGATGATAGGTTAAGGCATCCAACTGATGGCCAAGCATGGAAAGAATTTGACACAAAACATCAAGATTTTTCTCTTGAAACTCGTAACATTAGGCTTGGCTTGGCGAGTGACGGGTTTAATCCGTTTAGGACTATGAGTCTTTCACATAACACATGGCCTGTCGtattaactatatataattatcCACCAAGTTTATGCTTGAAGGCAGAAAATTGTCTGATGTCGCTACTTATTCCTGGACCACGATCACCCGAAAATGCAATTGATGTGTATATGCAGCCACTTATTGAGCTAAAAATATTATGGTATGTTGGTGTAGAAACATATGACATTTCAAGAAATCAATCATTTCAGATGCGTGCAGCTCTTTTGTGGACTGTTAACGAATTCCCTGCATATGTTATGTTATATGTTTGGAGCACTAAAGGGAAGTTTGCTTGCCCAACTTGTAATCATGAGACTTCTTCAACTTACTTAAAACATAGTCGGAAGATGTGTTATATGGGTCATCGAGTCTTTTTGGATTCAAATCATGTTTGGAGATCAAATGCAATATCTTTTGATGGAAAACCAGAATATAGGTCTCCACCCTCCTTGTTAGACACAACAAGAATTTTAAAAGACTTACAAGACATTCCTGATGTATTGGGCGAGaagaaagaaatgaaaaaaaaggtTTGGTCCATGGAAGAAAAAATCCATCTTTTGGCAATTACCATATTGGAAGGATAA